The genomic DNA CCGCCTCGACCGTGAACCCGTTGATCTCGCGTTCCCTGAGCGCCTTTTGAAAAGCCCCGACTATTGCGGCCGCGCCGTTGGCCAAACAGCCGGTGCCGCAGCAGACTATGACGCGCTTTTGAAAGCGATCCCGCGCCGCGCTGCACTCGTGATGCAACTGCTCTAACTGCTGAGGTGTCCCGATGCTCATAATCTCACTTGTCCTTGAGCAGTTTCTTGACGCGGCCGGGATTAACGGAGCCGTGATATTTCTCGTTGACCGTTACGACCGGCGCCATGGCGCACGCGCCGACACAGGCGACCACCTCCAGAGTGTACTTCATATCCTCGGAAGTGTTGCCGGCTTTGATATTCAGGAAGTTCTCCAACTGGTCTTGTATCAACTTCGCACCGCGAATGTGGCACGCCGTGCCGACACAGACACGAATGACCTTCTCGCCTTTGGGATTCAGACTGAAGACGTTGTAGAACGTGGCCGCCGAGAAAACACGGGAGAGAGGCACACCCAACGCCTCGGCGGTCTGCATGAGGGCCTCACAGGGCAGATAGCGGTACTCGCGCTGAATCTCCTGCAGGATCATGATAAGCGACTCGGGCGAGCGACCGTGCCGTTCGATCAGCTCAGGGAGGCGAGAGAAGTCATGATTCATACGCCCGCCCCCTTCTTCGACTTGTGCGCTGCCCGTCCCAGCTCGTACCCTTCCTTGAGTACTTTGTTGTTCACGGCGAGAAGATCTTTCTTGCTGCCCAGTTTTTCCATCAACACTGCGGCGACCGTGTCGTACCTCACGATGCCGGTTACGCCGACAAACGCCCCCAGCATGGCAATATTAGTTGCCTTGCCGCTTCCCGCGGCAATAGCCATGTCATTGGCAGGAACAAGCACCTCGGTGAGGTCAGTGCGGTCAGTGGTAACGTCAATCAGCGACGAATTGACGAGCAGCGTCCCACCCGGTTTTATCATGGGAACGAACTTGTCGAATGATGGCCGATTGAACACGCACGCCGCCTGGGGATTGCGGATAATCGGTGAGCCGATGCGGACGTCGGAGACCACGACCGTACAGTAGGCCGTGCCGCCGCGCATTTCCGGACCGTACGACGGTATCCAGCAGACCTGCTTGCCCTCTTTGATACCGGCATACGAGAGCAGCATGCCCGCCACCATGATGCCCTGGCCGCCGAAACCGGCCCAGATTACTTCATACTGGGCCATCAAACAGCCCCCTTGTCGGGTGAGCGGTACACGCCGAGTGGATAATACTTGAGCAGGTTTTCTTCGAGCCAGGCAGTGGAATCGGATGGTGTCATGCCCCAGTTGGTGGGGCAGGTGGAAAGAACCTCGACCATGGAGAAGCAGCGGTTGGCCGCCTGGTACTCGAAGGCTCTCCGCACGGCCCGTTTGGCCGCGATTATATGCTGCGGCGAATGCACGGACACTCGCTCGATATAAGTCGGCGTCACGAGCGCTGAGAGGAGTTCAGCCATTCGAATAGGGTGGCCGGTCTTGGCGATATCGCGCCCGGCGGGGCAGGTTGAGGTCACCTGGCCGGCCAGAGTGGTGGGGGCCATCTGGCCGCCGGTCATGCCGTAAATCGCGTTGTTGACGAAAATTGTCGTGAATTTCTCATTCCGGTTCGCGGCGTGAACGATCTCGGACATCCCGATCGACGCCAGGTCGCCGTCACCCTGGTAAGTGAATACAATCATGTCCGGCCGGCTGCGCTTGTATCCGGTGGCCAGGGCCGGGGCGCGCCCATGAGGTGATTCCAGAAAGTCACAGTTGAAATAGTTGTACGCCAGCACCGAGCAGCCGACCGGCGCGACTCCCACGGTGCGCTCGCGGAGCCCGAGCTGGTCGATCGCTTCGGCGACCAGCCTGTGAATCACCCCATGCGTGCAGCCGGGGCAGTAATGGGTGACAGTCTCGCGAAGTGCAGTCGGTCGGCCAAAAATCGTTGTCTCCGATTGGAACATACGGCTCAACCTCTCTTCTTGCGTGAATTGGCCGCCGTGTCGCTTCGGATCATCTTCTTGATCTGCTCCTTGACCTCGTCGGGGGTCGGGACAATTCCGCCGGTGCGCCCGAAGAATTTTATTGGCCGAGCGCCCTGCACGATGCGTTCGACATCCTCAAGCATCTGACCCATGCTCATTTCGACTGTAAGGATCGACTCTATGTTTTTCTTGTTGGCCTCTTTCCTAAGTGCCTCTTCCGGATAGGGGAAGACGGTGATCGGGCGGAACAGCCCGACCGAGATCCCCTCGGTCTCCAACTCATCGATCACCGTCTGGCAAATCCGTGCCATGGTGCCGTAAGAGACGATCAGGATTCTGTTGCCGGGACTGACTTTGTACAGCTCGTAGCGAGGTTCGTCCCGTTTCATCTGCCGATACTTCTTGTCCAAGACAATCGAGTTATCCTCGAGAACGTACGGATCGAGATGAAGTGATTTGATGACAATCGGCGGACGCCCTTTGGCGCCGGTAGCGGCCCAGTCCTTGGGCGGAAGTTCCGGCTCTTCGTATTTCTCTGGAAATTCGACCGGCTCCATCATCTGGCCGATCATTCCGTCGCCGATGATCATCACCGGGTTGCGATACTTGTCCGCCAGGTGAAAGCCGAGCATGGTTAGGTCGACCGCTTCCTGCACCGACGATGGCGCCAGCACCAGCACGCGGTAGTCGCCATGCCCGCCCCCCTTGGTAGCCTGCAAATAGTCTGACTGTGCAGGCAAGATTCCTCCCAGGCCGGGCCCGCCGCGCATGATGTTTAAAATGACACAGGGGAGCTGCGCGCCCGCCATATATGATATCGCCTCCTGCATCAGGCTGATACCGGGGCTCGATGACGACGTGAATACTCGTCGACCGGACGAGGATGCGCCGAACAGCATATTGCCGACCGCGATCTCGCTTTCCGCCTGCAGGAAGACCCCGCCGACTTCCGGCATCCGCTTGGCCATGTACTCGGCTACTTCCGTTTGGGGCGTGATCGGATAACAAAAGTACACGAGCGAGCCGGCGCGGATAGCCGCCTCAGCGATCGCTTCGTTGCCTTTCATCAGTATCTTAGCCACATCGCATCCTCCTTGCCGACCCGCCCGACTAATAATCAAAAAGAACGAATTGAGTGCCGTGGGTATCCACAGTGATAGCAACGTCGGGACACACCACCGCACAAATGCGGCAGCCGATGCACCGCGACGGGTCGTGCATGCGGGCGTAGAAATAGCCTCTGACCGTGATGTCTTTGGACATCGAAAGAATCTTCTGGGGGCACGCCTGCACACACAGCTCGCACCCTTTGCAGTGATTCTTGTCTATGGTCACTCGAGGCATACGGTTTCTTCCTAAAAACTCAGCTCATCTCGGCCGACGCGCTTCGCTCCCACGGTTTCAGCAGTGAGCGATCAATCACGAGCACCGGGTACATGATCTGGTGCTTGTCCAGACCGGTCAGAACACTCTCCGAAGCGCTTACAAAACAGATCGGCAGTCCGGTCTGGCGGCTTACCTGGCCGGCGAGCTCTATTCCGTGGAGAATAGCCTCAACGGTGGTTTGCTCGATCAAGTGCGAATTAGAGATCAGCCCGGTGAAGCGAAGGCGGCCGGCGTTTTCAATCTCGGTCATCATCTTCAGCGCGCCCTTCAGGTCCGCTGTGAATGGCCGGTACGCGTTAAGTGTCAGAAGCATGTCATACTTGCCCGGAGTGAAGGCGTCGGCCAGGGAACTGAGTACTCGCGCGCCGAGATCGTCGCCGCCGATATCAAGTATCAACTTGCCTTCGGCCCGCTGAATCGCAGTCTTTATTTCCGGCAAAATGATGGGGAGATCGGCAGTCGCATACGACCCAGCGGGGACTATCGATTTGATGCCGAGTAAAGCCAGCGCCGCCGCGGCCTCGCGGGAACGAAAATACGGGTTGACGATATCGAGATCGGCAATCGCTACCGTCTCCTCTCCGGATTTCTTCAGGTGCCGCGCAAGGTTGACCGCAACTTCCGACTTGCCGCTGCCAAAACCGCCGACAATGACAATCACGTTTTGGGAGAACCGGGGAGAGGAGAATTCGGCTGCCAACGACATCTAACTGCAACGCTCGCTTTCAAGTGCCGGTCAAACCGGACGGTGCTGCTGTGGACAGCGACCACTTGACGGCTTGGCCCAACTTTCAAACCGAGATAATATAATGACCTCAGCAGGTCAAGGTCAAGCGACTTTGTGAAAAACGTAACAAAGATCAAACTCGGCCTCAGGCTCGGTTATTGAC from Candidatus Zixiibacteriota bacterium includes the following:
- a CDS encoding NAD(P)H-dependent oxidoreductase subunit E, whose translation is MNHDFSRLPELIERHGRSPESLIMILQEIQREYRYLPCEALMQTAEALGVPLSRVFSAATFYNVFSLNPKGEKVIRVCVGTACHIRGAKLIQDQLENFLNIKAGNTSEDMKYTLEVVACVGACAMAPVVTVNEKYHGSVNPGRVKKLLKDK
- a CDS encoding 2-oxoacid:acceptor oxidoreductase family protein yields the protein MAQYEVIWAGFGGQGIMVAGMLLSYAGIKEGKQVCWIPSYGPEMRGGTAYCTVVVSDVRIGSPIIRNPQAACVFNRPSFDKFVPMIKPGGTLLVNSSLIDVTTDRTDLTEVLVPANDMAIAAGSGKATNIAMLGAFVGVTGIVRYDTVAAVLMEKLGSKKDLLAVNNKVLKEGYELGRAAHKSKKGAGV
- a CDS encoding thiamine pyrophosphate-dependent enzyme, which translates into the protein MFQSETTIFGRPTALRETVTHYCPGCTHGVIHRLVAEAIDQLGLRERTVGVAPVGCSVLAYNYFNCDFLESPHGRAPALATGYKRSRPDMIVFTYQGDGDLASIGMSEIVHAANRNEKFTTIFVNNAIYGMTGGQMAPTTLAGQVTSTCPAGRDIAKTGHPIRMAELLSALVTPTYIERVSVHSPQHIIAAKRAVRRAFEYQAANRCFSMVEVLSTCPTNWGMTPSDSTAWLEENLLKYYPLGVYRSPDKGAV
- the vorB gene encoding 3-methyl-2-oxobutanoate dehydrogenase subunit VorB, with the translated sequence MAKILMKGNEAIAEAAIRAGSLVYFCYPITPQTEVAEYMAKRMPEVGGVFLQAESEIAVGNMLFGASSSGRRVFTSSSSPGISLMQEAISYMAGAQLPCVILNIMRGGPGLGGILPAQSDYLQATKGGGHGDYRVLVLAPSSVQEAVDLTMLGFHLADKYRNPVMIIGDGMIGQMMEPVEFPEKYEEPELPPKDWAATGAKGRPPIVIKSLHLDPYVLEDNSIVLDKKYRQMKRDEPRYELYKVSPGNRILIVSYGTMARICQTVIDELETEGISVGLFRPITVFPYPEEALRKEANKKNIESILTVEMSMGQMLEDVERIVQGARPIKFFGRTGGIVPTPDEVKEQIKKMIRSDTAANSRKKRG
- a CDS encoding 4Fe-4S binding protein, which produces MPRVTIDKNHCKGCELCVQACPQKILSMSKDITVRGYFYARMHDPSRCIGCRICAVVCPDVAITVDTHGTQFVLFDY
- a CDS encoding cobalamin biosynthesis protein CbiA, with product MSLAAEFSSPRFSQNVIVIVGGFGSGKSEVAVNLARHLKKSGEETVAIADLDIVNPYFRSREAAAALALLGIKSIVPAGSYATADLPIILPEIKTAIQRAEGKLILDIGGDDLGARVLSSLADAFTPGKYDMLLTLNAYRPFTADLKGALKMMTEIENAGRLRFTGLISNSHLIEQTTVEAILHGIELAGQVSRQTGLPICFVSASESVLTGLDKHQIMYPVLVIDRSLLKPWERSASAEMS